In Oryzihumus leptocrescens, the following are encoded in one genomic region:
- a CDS encoding isoprenyl transferase — MSQAPYPHPSGARPPVLPAELVPQHVAIVMDGNGRWANQRGLPRTKGHEAGEASLLDVVAGAIEIGVKHVSAYAFSTENWKRSPEEVKFLMGFNRDVIRRRRDLLNAWGVRVRWSGRRPRLWRSVIKELEVAQEMTRGNDVLTLTMCVNYGGRAEIADATRRIAELVQAGRLRPGAIDEKMIARYLDQPDMPDVDLFVRSSGEQRTSNFLLWQSAYAEMVFLDTLWPDFDRRHLWEAIQTYAERDRRYGGAVDRAAGAAAAPAPAPALEDTGL; from the coding sequence ATGAGCCAGGCCCCCTACCCGCACCCTTCCGGGGCGCGGCCCCCGGTGCTGCCCGCCGAGCTGGTGCCCCAGCACGTGGCGATCGTCATGGACGGCAACGGTCGCTGGGCCAACCAGCGCGGGCTGCCGCGGACCAAGGGGCACGAGGCCGGTGAGGCCTCGCTGCTCGACGTGGTCGCCGGTGCGATCGAGATCGGCGTCAAGCACGTCTCGGCCTACGCCTTCTCCACCGAGAACTGGAAGCGCTCGCCCGAGGAGGTCAAGTTCCTCATGGGCTTCAACCGCGACGTCATCCGGCGGCGCCGCGACCTGCTCAACGCGTGGGGCGTGCGGGTGCGCTGGTCGGGCCGGCGCCCGCGGCTGTGGCGGTCCGTGATCAAGGAGCTCGAGGTCGCCCAGGAGATGACCAGGGGCAACGACGTGCTGACGCTGACGATGTGCGTCAACTACGGCGGCCGGGCCGAGATCGCCGACGCCACGCGGCGCATCGCCGAGCTGGTCCAGGCCGGCCGGCTGCGCCCCGGGGCGATCGACGAGAAGATGATCGCCCGCTACCTCGACCAGCCGGACATGCCCGACGTGGACCTGTTCGTGCGGTCCTCGGGGGAGCAGCGCACGAGCAACTTCCTGCTGTGGCAGTCGGCCTACGCCGAGATGGTCTTCCTCGACACGCTCTGGCCCGACTTCGACCGGCGTCACCTCTGGGAGGCGATCCAGACCTACGCCGAGCGCGACCGCCGCTACGGCGGGGCGGTGGACCGGGCGGCCGGGGCTGCTGCGGCGCCGGCGCCGGCGCCTGCCCTGGAGGACACCGGCCTGTAG
- a CDS encoding Fur family transcriptional regulator: protein MTQASRRPTRQRAAVEALLREADEFSSAQELHARLRAAGDSVGLATVYRTLQAMAADGEVDMLRTDDGEAVYRRCSTGHHHHLVCRSCGATVEVEGPAVERWAAQVSAEHGFTDVSHTLEIFGTCTACADA, encoded by the coding sequence ATGACCCAGGCGTCGCGACGTCCGACCCGGCAGCGGGCAGCGGTGGAGGCACTGCTGCGCGAGGCCGACGAGTTCAGCTCGGCCCAGGAGCTGCACGCCCGGCTGCGCGCGGCCGGCGACAGCGTCGGCCTGGCCACGGTCTACCGCACCCTGCAGGCGATGGCCGCCGACGGCGAGGTCGACATGCTCCGCACCGACGACGGCGAGGCGGTCTACCGCCGGTGCAGCACCGGGCACCACCACCACCTGGTCTGCCGCTCCTGCGGCGCGACGGTCGAGGTGGAGGGACCCGCGGTCGAGCGTTGGGCCGCCCAGGTCAGCGCCGAGCACGGCTTCACCGACGTCAGCCACACGCTGGAGATCTTCGGCACCTGCACGGCCTGCGCCGACGCCTGA
- a CDS encoding metal ABC transporter permease, translating to MLELLSYDFMQRALLAALLVGIAAPMVGVFLVQRRLSLIGDGMGHVALAGVAVGVLTGTAPVFTALVAAVAAAVVVELIRARGRTNGDVALAVLFYGGIAAGVVVISRSSNGTASNLTAYLFGAITTTTATDLWVFAGLALVVVASTWLLRPRLFAVANDEEYARATGMPVTALNIALAVLTAVTVVVAMRVVGLLLISALMIVPNAAAQLLAGSFRAAIRWAVLIGVVASVGGVGLSFYANTPSGGTIVLLAIAVFLAAAVGTGLRSRLGRRTHLLAEVHDHEHGPGCGHPAVAHGDHVDYLHDGHRHAPHEGHYDEHVLGAEGAPAGHDEHASGGKVGH from the coding sequence GTGCTTGAGCTCCTCAGCTACGACTTCATGCAGCGGGCCCTGCTCGCCGCCCTGCTGGTCGGCATCGCCGCGCCGATGGTCGGGGTCTTCCTCGTCCAGCGCCGGCTCTCCCTCATCGGTGACGGCATGGGCCACGTGGCGCTGGCCGGCGTCGCGGTGGGCGTGCTGACCGGCACCGCCCCGGTGTTCACCGCGCTCGTGGCCGCCGTGGCCGCCGCCGTGGTCGTCGAGCTGATCCGCGCGCGTGGGCGCACCAACGGCGACGTCGCCCTCGCCGTGCTGTTCTACGGCGGCATCGCCGCCGGCGTGGTGGTGATCTCCCGCTCCAGCAACGGCACGGCCAGCAACCTCACGGCATACCTGTTCGGGGCCATCACCACGACGACCGCCACCGACCTGTGGGTCTTCGCCGGGCTGGCCCTGGTCGTGGTGGCCAGCACCTGGCTGCTGCGGCCGCGGCTGTTCGCCGTGGCCAACGACGAGGAGTATGCGCGGGCCACCGGCATGCCGGTCACCGCCCTGAACATCGCGCTGGCCGTCCTCACCGCCGTCACCGTCGTCGTGGCGATGCGGGTGGTCGGCCTGCTGCTGATCAGCGCCCTGATGATCGTCCCCAACGCGGCGGCGCAGCTGCTCGCCGGCAGCTTCCGCGCGGCGATCCGGTGGGCGGTGCTCATCGGCGTCGTGGCCAGCGTCGGCGGGGTCGGGCTGTCCTTCTACGCCAACACCCCCTCGGGTGGCACGATCGTGCTGCTGGCGATCGCCGTCTTCCTCGCCGCGGCGGTCGGCACCGGGCTGCGCTCCCGTCTGGGCCGCCGGACCCACCTGCTCGCCGAGGTCCACGACCACGAGCACGGCCCCGGGTGCGGCCATCCCGCGGTGGCGCACGGCGACCACGTGGACTACCTGCACGACGGGCACCGTCACGCCCCACACGAGGGGCACTACGACGAGCACGTCCTGGGCGCCGAGGGGGCGCCCGCCGGGCACGACGAGCACGCCTCCGGCGGGAAGGTGGGCCACTGA
- a CDS encoding metal ABC transporter ATP-binding protein yields the protein MTQTRPTPVISLHDAAFGYADRAVLTGATLDVQQGEVLALLGPNGSGKSTLVRGLLGLNDHVGGQVELFGTRLEDFREHARLGYVPQRHTLSASVRATVNEIVAIGRLPHLRWWGRPTRADRAIIEESLELVGLADRAEADVSTLSGGQQRRVLIARALAAQPDVLVMDEPTAGVDEANQRVLSEVLARLAERGTTMLIVTHELEPLRDIVSRIVVVTSGRVSFDGSPERFAAERAALPALDHGHHHDDEPRPGSHRPATTPAAGPLDPAGGHRA from the coding sequence ATGACCCAGACCCGCCCCACCCCCGTGATCTCGCTGCACGACGCGGCGTTCGGCTACGCCGACCGCGCCGTCCTGACCGGCGCCACGCTGGACGTGCAGCAGGGCGAGGTCCTCGCCCTGCTCGGCCCCAACGGCTCCGGCAAGAGCACGCTCGTGCGCGGGCTGCTCGGCCTCAACGACCACGTCGGCGGGCAGGTGGAGCTGTTCGGCACCCGGCTGGAGGACTTCCGCGAGCACGCCCGGCTCGGCTACGTCCCGCAACGGCACACCCTCTCGGCCTCGGTGCGCGCCACGGTCAACGAGATCGTGGCCATCGGGCGGCTGCCGCACCTGCGCTGGTGGGGCCGGCCGACCCGCGCCGACCGCGCCATCATCGAGGAGTCGCTCGAGCTCGTCGGCCTGGCGGACCGCGCCGAGGCCGACGTGAGCACCCTCTCCGGCGGGCAGCAGCGCCGGGTCCTCATCGCCCGGGCGCTGGCCGCCCAGCCCGACGTGCTGGTCATGGACGAGCCGACCGCCGGCGTGGACGAGGCCAACCAGCGGGTGCTCTCGGAGGTGCTGGCCCGGCTGGCCGAACGCGGCACGACGATGCTCATCGTCACCCACGAGCTCGAGCCGCTGCGCGACATCGTCAGCCGGATCGTGGTCGTCACCTCCGGCCGGGTCAGCTTCGACGGCTCGCCGGAGCGGTTCGCCGCCGAGCGGGCCGCGCTGCCCGCCCTGGACCACGGCCACCACCACGACGACGAGCCCCGGCCGGGCAGCCACCGCCCCGCGACCACCCCCGCGGCCGGCCCGCTCGACCCCGCCGGAGGTCACCGTGCTTGA
- a CDS encoding metal ABC transporter substrate-binding protein, whose product MPSRLLRLAAPLALVAATALGGCASATADDGRVPVVASFYPLAFAAEQVGGDHVRVTNLTKPGAEPHELELGPRDVLTVAKARVAVYEKGFQPAVDDAISQQATDNALDVARAAHLDLHLEGGTDPHFWLDPTRYAAVANAIADRLARVDPTHRADYAANARTFTARLAALDTTMRQRLASCRQRQLVTSHSAFGYLARRYGFTQVGITGLSPDAEPSPSALADVARLVRSRGVTTVYAETLASPAIADTVASETGAHVVTLDPLEGLTARSAGHDYFAVMQANLRALQAGQDCP is encoded by the coding sequence ATGCCGTCCCGCCTGCTCCGCCTCGCCGCTCCCCTGGCCCTCGTGGCGGCGACGGCGCTCGGCGGCTGCGCGTCGGCGACCGCCGACGACGGGCGGGTCCCGGTGGTGGCCTCCTTCTACCCGCTGGCGTTCGCCGCCGAGCAGGTCGGCGGCGACCACGTGCGCGTGACCAACCTGACCAAGCCGGGCGCCGAGCCGCACGAGCTCGAGCTCGGCCCGCGGGACGTGCTGACGGTGGCCAAGGCTCGAGTCGCGGTCTACGAGAAGGGTTTCCAGCCGGCCGTCGACGACGCGATCTCCCAGCAGGCCACCGACAACGCCCTCGACGTCGCCCGCGCCGCCCACCTCGACCTGCACCTGGAGGGCGGCACCGACCCGCACTTCTGGCTCGACCCGACCCGCTACGCCGCGGTCGCGAACGCCATCGCCGACCGCCTCGCCCGGGTCGACCCCACCCACCGGGCCGACTACGCGGCGAACGCCCGCACGTTCACCGCGCGGCTGGCCGCCCTCGACACCACGATGCGCCAGCGCCTCGCCTCGTGCCGGCAGCGGCAGCTGGTCACCAGCCACAGTGCGTTCGGCTACCTGGCCCGGCGCTACGGGTTCACCCAGGTCGGCATCACCGGGCTGAGCCCCGACGCCGAGCCCAGCCCCTCGGCTCTGGCCGACGTCGCGCGACTGGTGCGCTCCCGCGGCGTGACCACGGTCTACGCCGAGACCCTGGCCAGCCCGGCGATCGCCGACACCGTGGCCAGCGAGACCGGAGCCCACGTCGTCACGCTCGACCCGCTCGAGGGGCTCACCGCCCGCTCCGCGGGACACGACTACTTCGCGGTGATGCAGGCCAACCTGCGCGCCCTCCAGGCCGGACAGGACTGCCCATGA
- a CDS encoding DUF805 domain-containing protein, translated as MSFTDAIRTGFAKYVTFSGRARRSEYWFWTLFSVLVSAVASVISNAAHTQIISYVATLALFLPGLAVAVRRLHDTSRTGWWVLIAVVPLVGAIVLLVFMAMDSTPGDNAYGPNPKALQAAPPAPGAPYVGA; from the coding sequence ATGTCGTTCACCGACGCCATCCGCACCGGCTTCGCCAAGTACGTCACCTTCTCCGGCCGCGCCCGCCGCTCGGAGTACTGGTTCTGGACCTTGTTCTCCGTCCTCGTGTCGGCCGTGGCCAGCGTCATCAGCAACGCGGCGCACACCCAGATCATCAGCTACGTCGCCACGCTCGCGCTGTTCCTCCCCGGCCTGGCCGTGGCCGTGCGCCGTCTGCACGACACCAGCCGCACCGGCTGGTGGGTCCTGATCGCCGTCGTGCCGCTCGTGGGGGCCATCGTCCTGCTGGTCTTCATGGCCATGGACAGCACCCCCGGCGACAACGCCTACGGCCCCAACCCCAAGGCCCTGCAGGCGGCCCCGCCGGCTCCCGGCGCCCCGTACGTCGGCGCCTGA
- a CDS encoding type IV toxin-antitoxin system AbiEi family antitoxin domain-containing protein: MADLLDIRLTAQGGVLTTRDATDCGLTRAGLSRLVRGGRLLRVRSGAYVDRSRFEATSPEGRRALAVTSVCRALGPGWAASHASALALLDLPVFEAKGARPEIHVARTSPGKHRPVAGVVAHAAVPPEAVTRRAGVRCVRPAEAVLQWAAWAGVESGVVAADEALRRGMATREELRRALAGLALGRGRGSARAVTELVDGRSGSVGESRTRVLLRALGLPEPELQVELHDARGSLVGWVDFLFRGQRTVVEFDGLLKYGGNLGQKELVKEKLREDRLRALGLEIVRLTWRALDDPGATLASIQTAFARARRSARVAG; the protein is encoded by the coding sequence ATGGCTGACCTCCTCGACATTCGCCTCACCGCGCAGGGCGGGGTGCTGACCACCCGTGACGCCACCGACTGCGGGCTGACGCGGGCGGGTCTGTCCCGTCTCGTCCGCGGCGGTCGGTTGCTGCGCGTGCGGTCCGGGGCGTATGTCGACCGGTCGCGGTTCGAGGCGACGTCACCAGAGGGGCGGCGTGCACTGGCCGTCACGTCGGTCTGCCGCGCGCTGGGACCCGGGTGGGCTGCAAGCCATGCCTCGGCTTTGGCCCTGCTCGACCTGCCGGTGTTCGAGGCAAAGGGGGCTCGGCCCGAGATCCACGTCGCGCGGACCAGCCCTGGGAAGCACCGCCCGGTAGCGGGAGTGGTGGCCCACGCCGCGGTACCACCCGAAGCGGTGACACGGCGGGCCGGGGTGCGGTGCGTGCGCCCGGCGGAGGCGGTGCTGCAGTGGGCCGCATGGGCCGGGGTCGAGTCGGGTGTCGTCGCCGCCGACGAGGCCTTGCGCCGCGGGATGGCGACGCGAGAGGAGCTTCGCAGGGCCCTGGCAGGGCTGGCCCTCGGGCGCGGGCGGGGTAGTGCCCGGGCAGTCACCGAGCTGGTCGACGGACGGTCCGGCTCGGTGGGCGAGAGCCGCACCCGGGTGCTGCTGCGTGCGCTGGGCCTGCCCGAGCCCGAGCTGCAGGTCGAGCTGCATGACGCCCGGGGCTCACTGGTCGGCTGGGTGGACTTCCTGTTCCGTGGCCAGCGGACCGTGGTCGAGTTCGACGGGCTGCTCAAGTACGGCGGCAACCTCGGCCAGAAGGAGCTGGTGAAGGAGAAGCTGCGTGAGGACCGGCTGAGGGCGCTCGGCCTGGAGATCGTGCGCCTGACGTGGCGGGCCCTCGACGACCCCGGCGCGACGCTCGCCAGCATCCAGACCGCCTTCGCGCGAGCGCGCAGGAGCGCACGAGTGGCCGGATGA
- a CDS encoding glycine--tRNA ligase: MAAPTSTVDTVVSLCKRRGFVFPCGEIYGGTRSAWDYGPLGVELKENIKRQWWKAMVQQRDDVVGLDSSVILPTKTWEASGHVATFSDPLTECQSCHKRFRADHLQEAVAEKKGIANPDDVDLKDVACPNCGTRGAWTEPRQFSGLLKTYLGVVEDESGLHYLRPETAQGIFLNFANVMGAARKKPPFGIAQTGKSFRNEITPGNFIFRTREFEQMEMEFFVKPGEDEEWHQYWIDERTRWYTDLGINKDNLRHFEHLPEKLSHYAKRTVDIEYRFRFAGSEWGELEGIANRTDFDLSTHAKHSGADLTYFDQATGERRTPYVIEPAAGLSRSLMTFLIDAYTEDEAPNTKGGVDKRVVLRLDKRLAPVKAAVLPLSRNADLTPKAKDLAAQLRQHWNIDFDDAGAIGRRYRRQDEIGTPFCITVDFDTLEDHAVTIRERDTMSQERVALDQVEGWLASRLLGC, translated from the coding sequence ATGGCTGCTCCTACCTCCACCGTCGACACCGTTGTCAGCCTCTGCAAGCGCAGGGGCTTCGTCTTCCCGTGCGGTGAGATCTACGGAGGTACCCGCTCCGCCTGGGACTACGGTCCCCTCGGCGTCGAGCTGAAGGAGAACATCAAGCGCCAGTGGTGGAAGGCCATGGTGCAGCAGCGCGACGACGTCGTCGGCCTGGACTCCTCGGTGATCCTGCCGACCAAGACCTGGGAGGCTTCCGGCCACGTCGCGACGTTCTCCGACCCGCTGACCGAGTGCCAGTCGTGCCACAAGCGCTTCCGTGCCGACCACCTGCAGGAGGCGGTCGCGGAGAAGAAGGGCATCGCCAACCCCGACGACGTCGACCTCAAGGACGTCGCCTGCCCCAACTGCGGCACGCGTGGCGCGTGGACCGAGCCGCGGCAGTTCTCCGGCCTGCTCAAGACCTACCTCGGCGTCGTCGAGGACGAGTCCGGCCTGCACTACCTGCGCCCAGAGACCGCGCAGGGCATCTTCCTCAACTTCGCCAACGTCATGGGCGCTGCGCGCAAGAAGCCGCCGTTCGGCATCGCGCAGACCGGCAAGTCGTTCCGCAACGAGATCACCCCGGGCAACTTCATCTTCCGCACCCGCGAGTTCGAGCAGATGGAGATGGAGTTCTTCGTCAAGCCGGGCGAGGACGAGGAGTGGCACCAGTACTGGATCGACGAGCGCACCCGCTGGTACACCGACCTGGGCATCAACAAGGACAATCTGCGCCACTTCGAGCACCTGCCCGAGAAGCTGTCGCACTACGCCAAGCGCACGGTCGACATCGAGTACCGCTTCCGCTTCGCCGGCTCCGAGTGGGGCGAGCTCGAGGGCATCGCCAACCGCACCGACTTCGACCTGTCGACCCACGCCAAGCACTCCGGCGCCGACCTGACCTACTTCGACCAGGCCACCGGTGAGCGCCGGACGCCCTACGTCATCGAGCCGGCAGCCGGCCTGTCCCGCTCGCTGATGACGTTCCTCATCGACGCCTACACCGAGGACGAGGCGCCCAACACCAAGGGCGGGGTCGACAAGCGCGTCGTCCTCAGGCTCGACAAGCGCCTCGCGCCGGTCAAGGCCGCGGTGCTGCCGCTGTCGCGCAACGCCGACCTCACGCCCAAGGCCAAGGACCTCGCCGCGCAGCTGCGCCAGCACTGGAACATCGACTTCGACGACGCCGGCGCCATCGGCCGCCGCTACCGCCGTCAGGACGAGATCGGCACCCCGTTCTGCATCACCGTCGACTTCGACACCCTCGAGGACCACGCGGTGACGATCCGCGAGCGCGACACGATGAGCCAGGAGCGCGTCGCCCTCGACCAGGTCGAGGGCTGGCTCGCCAGCCGCCTCCTCGGCTGCTGA
- a CDS encoding ABC transporter ATP-binding protein, translating into MTTTSLESLRDSAGVGASAADAISLRGVRKSFGSVEAVRGIDLTVRPGEIVAFLGPNGAGKTSTIDMVLGLSAPTAGEVSVFGMEPYQAIRRGMVSAVMQTGGLLKDLTVRETATYTASLFARSRPVDEALARAGITEIADRLVGKCSGGEQQRLRFAMALLSDPELVILDEPTTGMDVESRRSFWAAIREDAERGRTVLFATHYLEEADSYADRIVLVRKGMVVGDGTPAQIKAMASGRTLRATLPGATEATLRGIPGAEGVEVRGDTVLIHSRDTDAVARHLLTTTDARDLEITARGLEDAFVALTGDDETEDVTR; encoded by the coding sequence ATGACAACGACTTCACTGGAGTCCCTGCGGGACTCCGCAGGGGTGGGAGCCTCCGCGGCTGACGCGATCAGCCTGCGCGGGGTGCGCAAGAGCTTCGGCTCCGTCGAGGCGGTCCGGGGCATCGACCTGACCGTGCGGCCCGGCGAGATCGTCGCCTTCCTCGGCCCCAACGGCGCCGGCAAGACGTCGACCATCGACATGGTGCTGGGCCTGTCCGCGCCGACCGCCGGCGAGGTGTCCGTCTTCGGGATGGAGCCCTACCAGGCGATCCGGCGGGGGATGGTCTCCGCGGTCATGCAGACCGGGGGGCTGCTCAAGGACCTGACGGTCCGCGAGACCGCGACCTACACGGCGAGCCTGTTCGCCCGGAGCCGTCCGGTGGACGAGGCCCTGGCACGGGCTGGCATCACCGAGATCGCCGACCGGCTCGTCGGCAAGTGCTCCGGCGGGGAGCAGCAGCGGCTGCGCTTCGCGATGGCGCTGCTGTCCGACCCCGAGCTGGTCATCCTCGACGAGCCCACCACGGGCATGGACGTGGAGTCCCGGCGCTCGTTCTGGGCCGCCATCCGCGAGGACGCCGAGAGGGGCCGCACGGTCCTGTTCGCGACGCACTACCTCGAGGAGGCCGACTCCTACGCCGACCGGATCGTGCTGGTGCGCAAGGGGATGGTTGTCGGTGACGGCACCCCCGCCCAGATCAAGGCGATGGCTTCGGGCCGCACGCTCCGGGCCACCCTGCCCGGCGCGACCGAGGCGACGCTGCGCGGCATACCCGGTGCCGAGGGCGTCGAGGTGCGCGGCGACACCGTGCTGATCCACTCGCGCGACACCGACGCCGTCGCGCGCCACCTGCTGACCACCACCGACGCCCGCGACCTGGAGATCACCGCGCGCGGGCTCGAGGACGCCTTCGTCGCCCTGACCGGCGACGACGAGACCGAGGACGTGACCCGATGA
- a CDS encoding ABC transporter permease, which yields MTATTSALGSREERHVPPMGGFSATLLRIELRRLLRNRRAVIFTVVMPVVFFLIFGVGQKYSNDNVGHGNGAAYVMISMAIYGAMIATTSGGAMVSIERSLGWSRQLRLTPLSPVAYVATKMVTAMTMGLASVVATYCVGAMSHAHMDPRLWLVTGLIAWVGSLVFAAFGLFMGYLLPSDNVMQILGPVLALLAFGGGLFIPLEQMGSTFRHIAELTPMYGVNQLVHAPLTGTSFDALWLVNLLVWLALFVAGAAWRFRKDTARV from the coding sequence ATGACCGCCACCACGAGCGCCCTGGGCAGCCGCGAGGAGCGGCACGTGCCGCCGATGGGCGGCTTCAGCGCGACCCTGCTGCGGATCGAGCTGCGCCGGCTGCTGCGCAACCGCCGGGCCGTGATCTTCACCGTCGTCATGCCCGTGGTGTTCTTCCTCATCTTCGGCGTGGGCCAGAAGTACTCGAACGACAACGTCGGGCACGGCAACGGCGCGGCCTACGTGATGATCAGCATGGCCATCTACGGCGCCATGATCGCCACGACCAGTGGTGGGGCGATGGTCTCCATCGAGCGCTCGCTCGGCTGGAGCCGGCAGCTGCGGCTGACGCCGCTGTCCCCGGTGGCCTACGTGGCGACCAAGATGGTCACCGCGATGACGATGGGCCTGGCCTCGGTCGTCGCCACCTACTGCGTCGGCGCCATGAGCCACGCGCACATGGACCCCCGGCTGTGGCTGGTCACCGGCCTCATCGCCTGGGTCGGGTCGCTGGTGTTCGCGGCGTTCGGGCTGTTCATGGGCTACCTGCTGCCGAGCGACAACGTCATGCAGATCCTGGGTCCGGTGCTGGCCCTGCTCGCCTTCGGCGGCGGCCTGTTCATCCCGCTGGAGCAGATGGGCAGCACCTTCCGGCACATCGCCGAGCTCACCCCGATGTACGGCGTCAACCAGCTGGTGCACGCACCGCTCACCGGGACCTCGTTCGATGCGCTGTGGCTGGTGAACCTTCTCGTCTGGCTGGCGCTCTTCGTCGCCGGCGCCGCGTGGCGCTTCCGCAAGGACACGGCGCGGGTCTGA
- a CDS encoding sensor histidine kinase, translating into MSSFDRWAGPDAAGRPRRVGYLFSVIWLVFLLDPLQAGWQHRDTWQGWVGMVATILFAAAYVVAFALVRGRSLRAGAVPQPVGAAMLLLLLALAVVMCLTLGESGLATSVYLTVTAVMFLPTRAAVVAVLLLAGTTLALSTLVPGWQPLPSLLLSIFLAAVAMWGVSQLIRRNIDLSRAREENARLAVEEERNRVARDLHDILGHSLTVITVKAELAGRLLEVDPERARAEVADLERLSRDALVDVRRAVEGYRELTLPGELARARAALLAAEIDADLPTSTDVVPGDLRELFAWGVREGVTNVIRHSAATRCTIRLTPDTVEVLDNGRGPSDAEVLERSGNGLRGLQERATALGAMLMTRTVEPQGFSMQIIAGTVS; encoded by the coding sequence ATGAGTTCGTTCGACCGCTGGGCAGGACCCGACGCGGCGGGGAGACCCCGCCGCGTCGGCTACCTGTTCTCCGTGATCTGGCTGGTCTTCCTGCTCGATCCGCTGCAGGCGGGGTGGCAGCACCGTGACACCTGGCAGGGCTGGGTCGGCATGGTTGCCACGATCCTGTTTGCCGCCGCCTACGTCGTGGCGTTCGCGCTGGTCCGGGGACGCAGCCTGCGGGCGGGTGCGGTGCCCCAGCCGGTGGGGGCCGCGATGCTGCTGCTCCTGTTGGCTCTGGCTGTCGTCATGTGCCTGACACTCGGGGAGTCCGGGCTCGCGACCTCGGTCTACCTCACGGTCACTGCGGTGATGTTCCTGCCCACGCGCGCCGCCGTCGTGGCGGTGCTCCTCCTGGCCGGGACCACCCTGGCCCTCAGCACGCTGGTCCCCGGCTGGCAGCCACTGCCGAGCCTGCTGCTGTCGATCTTCCTCGCGGCGGTGGCCATGTGGGGCGTCAGCCAGCTCATCCGCCGCAACATCGACCTGTCCCGGGCCCGTGAGGAGAATGCGCGACTCGCCGTGGAGGAGGAGCGCAACCGGGTGGCGCGCGACCTGCACGACATCCTCGGGCACTCCCTGACGGTGATCACGGTCAAGGCCGAGCTCGCCGGACGGCTGCTGGAGGTCGACCCCGAGCGCGCCCGCGCGGAGGTGGCCGACCTCGAGCGCCTCTCGCGGGACGCGCTCGTCGACGTCCGCCGCGCCGTCGAGGGGTATCGCGAGCTGACCCTCCCGGGGGAGCTCGCCCGGGCGCGGGCGGCCCTGCTGGCCGCCGAGATCGACGCCGACCTGCCGACGTCGACGGACGTCGTTCCGGGAGACCTGCGCGAGCTCTTCGCGTGGGGTGTGCGCGAGGGCGTCACCAACGTCATCCGGCACAGCGCGGCGACCCGCTGCACGATCCGGCTGACCCCCGACACCGTCGAGGTGCTCGACAACGGCCGGGGCCCGAGCGACGCGGAGGTCCTGGAGCGCTCGGGCAACGGGCTGCGCGGGTTGCAGGAGCGGGCGACGGCCCTGGGCGCCATGCTGATGACCAGAACCGTTGAGCCACAAGGATTCTCGATGCAGATCATCGCCGGGACGGTGTCATGA
- a CDS encoding response regulator transcription factor, protein MTIRLLLADDQALVRGALAALLDLEPDLSVVAEVASGDEVVGAAREHRPDVALLDVEMPGMDGIAATRALREAMPGVRVLIVTTFGRPGFLRRALQAGASGFVVKDTPARQLADAVRRVHSGLRVVDPALAADSLVSGESPLTTREAEVARAARDGGTVADLARELFLSEGTVRNHLSSVIGKTGARTRAEAVRIAEDNGWL, encoded by the coding sequence ATGACGATCCGCCTGCTGCTGGCCGACGACCAGGCCCTGGTGCGGGGTGCGTTGGCCGCGCTGCTCGACCTCGAGCCCGACCTGTCGGTCGTGGCCGAGGTCGCCAGCGGTGACGAGGTGGTCGGCGCGGCACGGGAGCACCGGCCCGACGTGGCCCTGCTCGACGTGGAGATGCCCGGCATGGACGGTATCGCCGCCACGCGAGCGCTGCGGGAGGCGATGCCCGGGGTGCGGGTGCTGATCGTCACCACGTTCGGCCGGCCCGGGTTCCTGCGCCGGGCGCTGCAGGCCGGGGCGTCAGGGTTCGTCGTCAAGGACACCCCGGCGCGCCAGCTCGCCGATGCGGTGCGCCGGGTGCACTCCGGCCTCCGGGTGGTCGACCCCGCGCTCGCAGCCGACAGCCTGGTCAGCGGCGAGTCGCCGCTGACCACACGCGAGGCGGAGGTGGCCCGGGCCGCCCGAGACGGCGGCACGGTGGCCGACCTCGCGCGCGAGCTGTTCCTGTCGGAGGGGACGGTCCGCAACCACCTGTCCTCGGTGATCGGCAAGACGGGCGCGCGAACCCGGGCCGAGGCCGTGCGGATCGCCGAGGACAACGGCTGGCTCTGA